From one Thermatribacter velox genomic stretch:
- a CDS encoding electron transfer flavoprotein subunit alpha/FixB family protein, producing MRLERKILVLGETFQGKIETTSFEMLRVAQDLNQKIGGEVLFLLGTTQVNTEELERAIHYGADRVYCVVNDIFGMLLPHLSAKLFLPPIKELKPEIILGAATSWGRTILPYLAAKLHTGLTADCTSLDIDPEDGRLVQIRPAIGGNIMATIKTRTLPQMASVRPNLFPPRLDTSRQGEIKILKDTTNYNPELLKSEIVIQKDQKELTASKVVVSGGAGIKNKSNLELLSKLAEKLNAALGASRKLVERGLANYPQQVGLSGKTVNPTLYLAVGISGAIQHLAGMQGSQWIVAINRDPEAPIFQIADLGLVGDAREIITSILEVIDEKTHESAV from the coding sequence ATGAGGTTGGAACGTAAAATCCTAGTTCTGGGAGAAACCTTTCAGGGGAAAATAGAAACCACTTCCTTTGAAATGCTACGAGTCGCTCAGGACCTAAACCAGAAAATTGGGGGAGAAGTACTGTTCCTTCTGGGAACAACCCAGGTGAATACCGAAGAGCTTGAACGAGCAATTCATTACGGAGCAGATCGAGTTTACTGTGTAGTAAACGACATATTTGGAATGCTGCTCCCTCATCTATCTGCAAAATTGTTTTTGCCCCCGATAAAAGAACTGAAACCAGAAATCATCCTTGGTGCTGCAACCAGCTGGGGAAGAACCATATTACCGTATCTTGCAGCCAAATTGCATACTGGATTGACCGCTGACTGCACTTCACTTGATATTGACCCTGAAGACGGAAGATTGGTCCAAATCCGCCCTGCCATAGGAGGAAACATCATGGCGACCATCAAAACCCGAACTCTTCCCCAAATGGCTTCAGTGAGACCTAACCTTTTTCCTCCCCGCCTTGATACCTCCCGTCAAGGAGAGATAAAAATTCTTAAGGACACTACAAATTACAATCCAGAACTTCTGAAAAGTGAAATAGTTATTCAGAAAGACCAGAAAGAGCTCACCGCTTCAAAGGTAGTAGTAAGCGGAGGAGCAGGAATCAAGAACAAAAGTAACCTGGAGTTACTTTCCAAGTTGGCTGAAAAGCTGAACGCAGCACTTGGAGCCAGCAGAAAACTGGTGGAACGAGGACTGGCCAATTACCCCCAACAGGTAGGATTAAGTGGAAAAACCGTGAATCCTACGCTTTACCTGGCAGTGGGCATATCTGGCGCAATTCAGCACCTTGCTGGAATGCAAGGTTCACAATGGATTGTGGCCATAAATCGAGATCCTGAAGCTCCCATCTTCCAGATAGCCGACCTGGGACTGGTGGGAGACGCCCGCGAAATCATCACCAGCATACTTGAGGTTATTGATGAGAAAACCCATGAATCAGCAGTTTAA
- a CDS encoding electron transfer flavoprotein subunit beta — MQNLDKTCRIAVCVKQVPEIGEARINPETGTLERSGVPLTINPLDVAALQIARLIKEEVGGEMVAFSMGPISSERVLRDAIAWGCQRGYLISDPRLAASDTYATSYILSKTLQKFGPWDIIVFGERAIDGDTGQVGPEVAAFLNLPVFSYVTEVAVEKETFSIKRMIERGWQIIKVRPPFVLTVSRGKSVVRLPTLKDKIRAHEMPIVKLDATALGIATSRVGLEGSPTWVQKVEKVQVTRKGTVLRDQSPKTMALAFKKFLEERGLL; from the coding sequence ATGCAAAACTTGGATAAAACTTGCAGAATTGCAGTCTGTGTAAAACAGGTTCCCGAAATTGGAGAAGCTCGCATCAACCCTGAAACCGGAACGCTGGAACGCAGTGGTGTTCCTCTTACCATAAACCCACTGGACGTTGCAGCTTTACAGATAGCCCGGCTCATAAAAGAAGAGGTTGGAGGAGAAATGGTAGCTTTTTCAATGGGGCCAATTTCCAGCGAACGCGTTTTGAGAGACGCAATCGCCTGGGGTTGTCAGCGTGGTTACCTGATAAGCGATCCCCGACTTGCTGCCTCCGATACCTATGCTACTTCTTACATCCTATCCAAAACATTGCAAAAATTTGGTCCCTGGGACATCATTGTGTTCGGCGAAAGAGCAATTGACGGAGACACTGGACAGGTAGGACCTGAAGTGGCTGCTTTCCTGAACTTACCAGTGTTCAGCTACGTTACCGAGGTCGCGGTGGAAAAAGAAACCTTCAGCATTAAAAGAATGATTGAGCGTGGATGGCAAATCATAAAAGTTCGGCCTCCCTTTGTGCTAACCGTTTCCCGAGGCAAGAGCGTAGTACGGCTTCCCACTCTCAAAGACAAAATCAGAGCCCATGAAATGCCCATAGTGAAACTAGATGCTACTGCGCTGGGCATCGCCACTTCCCGAGTCGGTCTCGAAGGTTCTCCTACTTGGGTGCAAAAGGTGGAAAAAGTTCAGGTAACCAGAAAAGGCACGGTATTAAGAGACCAATCGCCAAAGACCATGGCTCTGGCCTTTAAAAAATTCCTCGAAGAGCGGGGCTTGCTTTAA